In Camelina sativa cultivar DH55 chromosome 16, Cs, whole genome shotgun sequence, a single window of DNA contains:
- the LOC104749779 gene encoding DNA ligase 1-like, with protein MAEDNTDGKKKKTTASIPANYISILQLQERWINEKEKKRKEEEETRWKQQQLEEEDLKKAEEEDKRLDRSNQGRKKKSTSGGGARFVEKEIPEVTAEVGSGGGEYTAEMLPKKDRGFRRKRSNSKKKNTHQDVALVDDVVVVDSGGCGSIATENVTPAKDVIRVYRKKSEKAATAVETQFEDLSIKRDETTKTLKAQTKPSNRNRAKQGIDLAYQRFKKPIGAASASTMVWVKKERASDDGIASGLKPLNA; from the coding sequence ATGGCGGAGGATAACACTGAcggcaaaaagaagaagactactGCTTCGATTCCAGCTAACTACATCAGCATCCTACAGCTACAGGAGCGTTGGATcaatgagaaagagaagaagcgtaaggaagaagaagagacacgatggaaacaacaacaattggaggaagaagatctGAAGAAAGCAGAGGAGGAGGATAAGCGTTTGGATCGAAGCAAtcaaggaagaaaaaagaaatctacGAGCGGCGGAGGAGCAAGATTTGTCGAGAAGGAGATACCGGAAGTCACGGCGGAGGTTGGGAGCGGTGGAGGTGAATATACGGCGGAGATGTTACCGAAGAAGGATAGGGGATTTAGGAGGAAACGGTCTAatagtaagaagaagaacacacatCAAGATGTGGCTTTGGtagatgatgttgttgttgtcgattCTGGTGGTTGTGGTTCAATCGCGACGGAGAATGTTACACCGGCGAAAGATGTGATTCGAGTTTACaggaagaaaagtgaaaaagcaGCGACGGCCGTAGAAACCCAATTTGAGGATCTCTCTATCAAAAGAGATGAAACCACCAAAACTCTCAAGGCACAAACCAAACCGAGTAACCGTAATCGGGCAAAGCAAGGGATTGATTTGGCGTATCAGCGTTTTAAAAAGCCTATAGGAGCTGCTTCTGCTTCAACAATGGTATgggtgaagaaagagagagctaGTGATGATGGAATTGCAAGTGGCCTGAAGCCATTAAATGCGTAA
- the LOC104749780 gene encoding ATP-dependent zinc metalloprotease FTSH 2, chloroplastic, with product MAASSTCLVGNGLTLHTATKQRLSKNFSSRQIGLSSSYSSVIRTSRFNVVKASLDSKKHEGRRDFLKILLGNAGVGLVGSGKANAEEQAVSSSRMSYSRFLEYLDKDRVNKVDLYENGTIAIVEAVSPELGNRVERVRVQLPGLSQELLQKLRAKNIDFAAHNAQEDQGSVLFNLIGNLAFPLLLIGGLFLLSRRSGGGMGGPGGPGNPLQFGQSKAKFQMEPNTGVTFDDVAGVDEAKQDFMEVVEFLKKPERFTAVGAKIPKGVLLIGPPGTGKTLLAKAIAGEAGVPFFSISGSEFVEMFVGVGASRVRDLFKKAKENAPCIVFVDEIDAVGRQRGTGIGGGNDEREQTLNQLLTEMDGFEGNTGVIVVAATNRADILDSALLRPGRFDRQVSVDVPDVKGRTDILKVHAGNKKFDNDVSLEIIAMRTPGFSGADLANLLNEAAILAGRRARTSISSKEIDDSIDRIVAGMEGTVMTDGKSKSLVAYHEVGHAVCGTLTPGHDAVQKVTLIPRGQARGLTWFIPSDDPTLISKQQLFARIVGGLGGRAAEEVIFGDSEVTTGAVGDLQQITGLARQMVTTFGMSDIGPWSLMDSSAQSDVIMRMMARNSMSEKLAEDIDSAVKKLSDSAYEIALSHIKNNREAMDKLVEVLLEKETIGGDEFRAILSEFTEIPPENRVPSSTTTTPTTTTTTAPTPASV from the exons ATGGCAGCTTCATCTACTTGTCTTGTGGGAAATGGATTGACACTGCACACAGCAACCAAACAGAGGCTAAGTAAAAACTTCTCCAGCAGACAGATTGGGCTTTCCTCATCGTATTCTTCAGTGATTAGGACGTCTAGGTTTAACGTTGTGAAGGCTTCTTTGGATTCGAAGAAACATGAAGGAAGGAGAGATTTTCTGAAAATCCTGTTAGGGAATGCTGGAGTTGGTTTGGTTGGAAGTGGGAAAGCAAATGCAGAAGAACAAGCGGTTTCCTCGTCTCGGATGTCTTATTCTAGGTTTCTTGAGTATTTGGATAAGGATAGGGTGAATAAAGTGGATTTGTATGAGAATGGGACAATAGCTATTGTGGAAGCTGTTTCTCCTGAGTTGGGTAACCGTGTTGAGCGTGTACGTGTTCAGCTACCGGGGTTAAGTCAGGAGCTTCTCCAGAAGCTTAGGGCCAAGAATATTGATTTTGCAGCTCATAATGCGCAGGAAGACCAAGGTTCCGTGTTGTTCAACTTGATCGGTAATCTTGCTTTCCCGTTGCTTTTGATTGGTGGGTTGTTCCTTCTTTCGAGACGTTCTGGTGGTGGAATGGGTGGACCTGGTGGTCCTGGTAACCCTCTTCAGTTTGGTCAGTCCAAAGCGAAGTTCCAAATGGAGCCAAACACTGGTGtgacttttgatgatgttgctgGAGTTGATGAAGCAAAGCAAGATTTCATGGAAGTGGTGGAGTTTCTGAAGAAACCCGAGAGGTTCACTGCGGTTGGTGCCAAGATCCCGAAAGGTGTTCTCCTTATTGGTCCTCCTGGTACCGGGAAAACCCTTTTGGCAAAAGCCATTGCTGGTGAAGCTGGTGTgcctttcttctccatctctggTTCTGAGTTTGTTGAGATGTTTGTCGGTGTTGGTGCCTCAAGAGTCCGTGATCTTTTCAAGAAAGCCAAGGAGAACGCTCCTTGCATTGTCTTTGTTGATGAAATAGATGCTGTCGGTAGGCAAAGAGGAACTGGAATTGGTGGAGGTAATGATGAAAGAGAACAGACCCTCAATCAGCTCCTAACTGAGATGGATGGTTTTGAAGGTAACACTGGTGTTATCGTTGTTGCTGCAACCAATAGAGCTGACATTCTTGATTCTGCTTTGTTGAGGCCAGGACGGTTTGATAGACAG GTAAGTGTTGATGTTCCAGACGTTAAGGGAAGAACAGATATTCTCAAGGTTCATGCCGGTAATAAGAAGTTTGACAATGATGTCTCACTTGAAATAATAGCAATGAGAACACCCGGATTTAGTGGAGCAGATCTCGCTAACCTCTTGAATGAGGCTGCTATATTGGCGGGAAGGCGAGCGCGGACATCAATATCATCTAAAGAGATTGATGACTCCATTGATAGAATCGTTGCTGGCATGGAAGGAACAGTGATGACGGATGGGAAGAGCAAAAGCTTGGTTGCTTACCATGAAGTTGGTCATGCAGTGTGTGG AACATTGACTCCAGGACATGATGCGGTGCAAAAGGTAACGTTGATACCAAGAGGCCAAGCGAGAGGTCTGACATGGTTCATTCCATCAGATGACCCGACACTCATCTCCAAGCAACAACTCTTTGCAAGAATTGTTGGTGGACTCGGTGGTAGAGCAGCTGAAGAAGTCATCTTCGGTGATTCCGAGGTGACCACTGGCGCAGTTGGTGACTTGCAACAGATCACCGGTTTGGCTAGACAG ATGGTTACAACATTTGGAATGTCTGATATTGGACCATGGTCGTTGATGGATTCATCTGCTCAAAGTGATGTTATCATGAGGATGATGGCAAGAAACTCCATGTCTGAGAAGCTTGCAGAAGACATTGACTCTGCGGTGAAGAAACTATCAGACAGTGCATATGAGATAGCTCTAAGCCACATAAAGAACAACCGTGAAGCAATGGATAAGCTTGTCGAAGTGCTTCTGGAGAAAGAAACCATTGGCGGTGACGAGTTCAGGGCAATCCTCTCTGAGTTTACCGAGATCCCACCGGAAAACAGGGTTCcctcctcaacaacaacaactccaacaacaacaacaacaacagcgcCAACACCAGCTTCCGTCTGA